In Sedimenticola thiotaurini, the following proteins share a genomic window:
- a CDS encoding cytochrome c peroxidase encodes MSIVKQRGLYAIAVILLGALMTHHPIARSATQSSTAVEPTVLAPFYTKALYDPPEAGTYELPPIGMAADGNVIDTKGNKRRLHEFFSDGKVILLSFIYSTCNDVNGCPLATAVMYEIQKRIRNDPFLRDRFEMVSLSFDPIYDTPEVMALYGKGYTKDNNWRFLTTASNDDLQPILDSYQQSVIRDYDENGKELASFSHILRVFLIDPEKRIRNIYSVSFLNPGLIINDAKTVLMSDSQAPAEDNLVKVASLSRPGDYKVGYETKDYVTNSQSVADRTGKEADLSAYLVKPPLGLPAIPQPENNPITQAKVQLGRKLFYDRRLSLNNTFSCAMCHIPEQGFSNNELAIAVGLEGRSGRRNSPTIYNVAYLKKLFHDGREESLEQQVWGPLLAFNEMANPSVGAVISKIRNIPDYKGLFEAAFDGRGVSMETLGMAIASYERLLVSGNSPFDRWYYGGEKNALNDAAKRGFDLFVGKAGCVSCHTIGEKSALFTDDAMHNTGMGYRESMGIKPESQKMLVAPGIYMNISQDIIAETGFQPIGDVGLYEVTQNPADRWKYHTPSLRNVALTAPYMHNGALSTLREVVDFYNEGGVENELLDVLIKPLGLTDRECDDLVAFMESLTGDNVDTIVADAFAAPIGDLTKEDPDWAH; translated from the coding sequence ATGAGCATAGTGAAGCAGCGCGGGTTATATGCCATAGCCGTTATACTACTGGGCGCCCTGATGACGCACCATCCGATTGCGCGTAGCGCCACCCAGTCATCGACTGCTGTAGAACCAACGGTACTGGCCCCTTTCTATACCAAGGCCCTGTATGATCCGCCGGAAGCGGGCACTTATGAATTACCACCCATTGGCATGGCCGCTGACGGAAATGTGATAGACACGAAAGGCAACAAGCGTCGATTGCATGAATTCTTCAGCGATGGAAAAGTTATCCTGCTGAGTTTTATCTACAGCACCTGCAATGATGTCAATGGTTGCCCGCTGGCCACGGCAGTGATGTACGAGATACAGAAAAGAATAAGAAATGATCCATTCCTACGTGATCGGTTCGAGATGGTGAGTCTCAGTTTTGATCCGATCTACGACACACCGGAAGTGATGGCCCTTTACGGCAAAGGTTATACAAAAGACAACAACTGGCGTTTCCTGACCACTGCCTCAAACGACGACTTGCAGCCCATACTCGACAGTTACCAGCAATCGGTGATTCGCGACTATGACGAGAACGGCAAGGAGCTGGCAAGTTTCTCCCACATACTCCGGGTATTCCTGATCGATCCGGAAAAACGGATCAGAAACATATACAGCGTCTCTTTCCTCAATCCTGGCCTGATCATTAACGATGCCAAGACAGTTCTGATGAGTGACTCCCAGGCACCGGCAGAGGATAACCTGGTCAAGGTGGCAAGCCTTTCCAGGCCCGGTGATTACAAGGTGGGTTATGAGACCAAGGATTATGTGACCAACAGTCAATCGGTTGCCGATCGTACCGGTAAGGAGGCGGATTTGAGCGCTTACCTGGTAAAGCCTCCCCTTGGTCTGCCAGCCATTCCGCAACCCGAGAACAACCCGATTACCCAGGCAAAGGTACAGTTGGGTAGAAAACTCTTCTACGACCGTCGCTTATCTCTGAACAACACCTTCTCCTGTGCCATGTGCCATATCCCGGAGCAAGGCTTCAGTAATAACGAGCTGGCTATTGCGGTTGGCCTGGAAGGGCGCAGTGGACGGCGCAACTCGCCAACCATCTATAACGTCGCCTATCTTAAAAAACTGTTCCATGACGGGCGCGAAGAGTCGCTGGAGCAGCAAGTGTGGGGGCCGTTACTGGCTTTCAACGAAATGGCCAATCCATCGGTAGGTGCGGTGATCTCCAAGATACGCAATATTCCCGATTACAAGGGACTTTTCGAGGCGGCTTTTGATGGCCGGGGTGTGAGTATGGAGACACTCGGCATGGCCATAGCCAGCTATGAAAGGCTCCTGGTATCCGGCAACTCACCGTTCGATCGCTGGTACTATGGCGGCGAGAAAAATGCCCTTAACGATGCGGCCAAACGCGGCTTTGACCTGTTCGTTGGTAAGGCGGGTTGTGTAAGCTGCCACACCATCGGTGAGAAGAGTGCGCTGTTTACCGATGATGCTATGCACAACACCGGCATGGGCTACCGGGAATCCATGGGGATCAAACCAGAGTCGCAGAAGATGCTGGTGGCTCCGGGCATCTATATGAATATCAGCCAGGATATTATTGCCGAGACCGGTTTCCAGCCGATTGGTGATGTGGGGCTCTATGAAGTGACCCAGAATCCGGCTGATCGCTGGAAGTACCACACCCCATCCCTGCGTAATGTCGCCCTGACAGCGCCCTATATGCACAACGGGGCCCTGAGTACCCTGCGCGAAGTGGTGGACTTCTACAACGAAGGCGGGGTAGAGAATGAACTGCTGGATGTGCTGATCAAACCACTCGGCCTGACCGACCGCGAGTGTGACGATCTGGTGGCCTTTATGGAGAGCCTGACAGGTGATAATGTGGACACCATTGTGGCGGACGCATTTGCTGCCCCTATTGGTGATTTAACAAAAGAGGACCCCGACTGGGCTCACTAG
- a CDS encoding GFA family protein, whose translation MSDYSGSCLCGTVRFEVHGDFDSFYLCHCQHCQKDTGSAHAANLFSQTAKLTWRSGTEAVTSFTLPGTRHSKSFCKLCGSALPSVQEAGLLVVPAGCLDTEVSMTPTAHIFVSSRPAWENGLDGIPEFEGLPE comes from the coding sequence ATGTCTGATTATTCTGGTTCTTGTTTGTGTGGCACCGTCAGATTTGAGGTGCATGGCGATTTCGACAGTTTTTACCTGTGTCATTGCCAGCATTGCCAAAAGGATACGGGATCTGCCCACGCGGCAAATTTATTTTCCCAGACGGCTAAATTGACCTGGCGATCGGGAACGGAGGCTGTAACTTCTTTCACGCTTCCGGGCACACGTCATAGTAAAAGCTTTTGTAAGCTATGCGGCTCGGCATTGCCGAGCGTTCAGGAGGCGGGTTTACTCGTGGTCCCAGCAGGTTGTCTGGACACGGAAGTCTCGATGACACCAACAGCACATATTTTTGTATCCAGCAGACCAGCCTGGGAGAACGGGTTGGATGGGATACCTGAGTTCGAAGGCTTGCCTGAGTGA
- a CDS encoding TlpA disulfide reductase family protein, whose amino-acid sequence MTKIKWFGLVLWLICGYVLAGESMSPVEPPKAVADFTLPGIDGNQQRLKDLQGKYVLVNFWAVWCGPCRAEMPSLDRAYQQLKGDQFELLAIHAGPSMEHAQGYAEELKLTFPIVVDEDLELTSWGVRGLPTTFLIDPEGRIVAEAVGERVWDDAAMLKVIRDYME is encoded by the coding sequence ATGACTAAGATAAAGTGGTTTGGCCTAGTACTCTGGTTGATCTGCGGATATGTGCTGGCGGGAGAGAGTATGTCGCCGGTGGAGCCACCCAAAGCGGTTGCCGATTTTACGCTGCCGGGGATTGATGGTAATCAGCAGCGGCTGAAGGATCTGCAGGGCAAGTATGTACTGGTCAACTTCTGGGCCGTCTGGTGTGGACCCTGCCGGGCCGAGATGCCCTCCCTGGACCGTGCTTACCAGCAGTTGAAGGGTGATCAGTTTGAACTGCTGGCGATTCATGCCGGCCCCAGTATGGAACATGCCCAGGGTTATGCCGAGGAGCTGAAGCTCACCTTTCCCATAGTGGTGGATGAGGATCTGGAGCTGACCAGCTGGGGCGTGCGGGGATTACCCACCACCTTCCTGATCGACCCGGAAGGTCGCATTGTGGCCGAAGCCGTCGGTGAACGGGTGTGGGATGACGCTGCCATGCTGAAAGTGATCAGGGACTACATGGAGTAG